TCCTCCTCGGCACCGGCCATGCTCAGCTAGCTGTCACCCGAGGACCGGAGCTCCGCAGCCGGCGgaggcgggaaaagcggcccgCGGAGGACTGAGCGGCGGAGGGGGAGGCGGGGCCCGAACGTCACGAACCAATCCCAgcgaaggaaagagaaaggaaaggggcgGAGCGACGTTCGGGCAGGCGGAAGTCATTCCTTTGCGTCCCGCTGCCGGCCTGCGCGCGCGTGCGCCGCCGCACGGCTTCCGCTTCCGGGTGAcgcttctttctcccctcccccccacccccatggcgCGCTCTTAAAGCTGGACGGTCGCTATGGAGCTCTCGGCCGAGTACGTGGGACCGGGTGGCGAGCCGCAGCGGCTACGGGCGTCCTGTGAGCCGGCGGGGGACGCCGACCGCCTGCGGGGCCTGTCGTCGGGCGTGGCGCACATGAAGGAGCTGGTGGCGGAGTTCTTCGGCGCCCTGGCTCGGCGGGACGCGCAGGGCGGAGCGGCGGAGGCCGCGGCGACTGCGGACGACGCGTTAGACGGTGAGCTGCGGGGGGCGCTGGGGCGGAAAACAGACGTGAACCTCGGGCGACGAGAGTTTGCATGTGAGAACTGTGAGCGCTCGCCGCCCTGCTTACGTGAACTTTTTCTGCCCGAGCCTTTTGCCCGACTTTTCATTGATAATCACGACCAAGCGTGGCAGACGCCTTGCTCTGTGCCGTGCTTTGGCCCGGGGTCTGGAGAAAAGCCAGGTAAATTGTCCAGACTCTTCCTTCCCTTGTGGAACTCGAGAGGGCGAGGTGGGCAATGCCGTTGAGAGAGTGGAAAAGCTGGGCGCTCCGGAACGATTACAAGTTTTTGTAGAGAGGACGTGACGTCTGTGCTGGGCGTTGCTAGAGGCAACGAGTTACAAAGTGTGCCCTCTGTCACTGCGCGGACAGCTTCCGAAGATTTGATGACGTCTTATCCCCCAGAAACCCCTTTCCCATATTCTAGTTTTGTagatgcctttttttgtttgttttttgtttttcgaggtagtgtctcactctggcccaagctggcctgcgatcctggaattcactacgtagtctcaggatggcctcgaactcacggggatcctcctaccgctgcctcccaagtgctgggattaaaggtgtgtgccaccatgcccagttttcccttcttttatttttgttttaaaggtttatttttatttatttactagagagaaagagagagaatgggcgcaccaggacctccagccacagcaaatgaactccagatgcgtgcgccaccttgtgcatctgtcttacgtgggtcctggggaattgagcctcgaaccggggttcttagacttcaaaggcaagcgcttaaccgttaagccatctctccagccctgtagatgCCTTTTTGATCGgaggttaattttttaaaaaatattgaatgcTTGAACAAATGATATTTTACTGCcctgtgataaaaaaaaatctagtcgaCAGTTCTGTTGTGTAGAAAGGcttaagcttttcttttcatcttgATGATGATGTAGATGTTGACTGTCATAAAAATGATGAACAGTAAGCAGTGTTCCCTAGGATATGAAGAAATCAGAAACTTTACAGTGGTGAAAATGTAAACTGGGCTGGGcacgatggtgcacacctttaatccagcactcaggagacagaggtaggaggatcactgagttcgagaccaacctggaactacagaaagagttccaggtcagcctgggctagagtgagactccacctcaaaaaaaaaaaaaaaagtttctcaaaaacttaaacataCAACCCAGCAGTTCCATTGCTAATCCTCCCAAGAGAATTGGAAATATGCTTTCATGAAAAAGTGCACTAATGTTCATAGCAGCAGTATCCATGagctaaaacaatgaaaataacaaaTGCCCATCCACTGGTTAGAAACAAAGTATGTGTCTACACAAGGGAGTATCACTTAGCAAGAAAAGGGAATAAAGTACTCGTGTGTACAGCAGAACTGAGCCTTAGAAACAAGACAGACACTAAAGGCCACATATTGTATGTATCCATTTATCTGAAATGTCCAGGATAGGGAAATCTGTAGAGGTCGAAAGTAGCTTAGTAGTTATCCAGGctgaggggagggctggagatatggcttagcagttaaggcacttgcctgcaaagccaaaggacccaggttcaatcccccaggacctccataataagccaaatgcacagggtagcacatgcgtttgtggtggttagaggccctgtcacgcccattctgcctctttctctatctgcctctttctctcaaataagtaattttttaaaaaaaaaaagctttaataaaGGCTGAGGAGAATGAAAAGTAGCAATGTGTATGGAGTTTCTTTAGGGGTAATGAAAATATTCCAGAATTAGAGCTGATGATTGGACAAGCAAGTGAATAAACAAAACCACTGCCCCATCACCTTAAAAGTGAATTTTATAGTAAAGTAATTACATCtccaagaaaagaaattataatctGGGCACCTTGTTTATATGTACAGAGGTtgtcagtaatttttttaaaggtttgaaATAGTGAAATTCATGAAATCTTTTGAATGTAAAAATATGCATTGTTTTGTTAGTTCCTTAAGATAAATGGTCTCATCTCAACTATTTTACCCATCTGTATTCCTTTCAACTATTGAACATGTCACAGCACACATGTTTATCTTAAAAGGTGATGAAGATGATGCAGAAGATGAAAATAACACTGATAACAGGACTAACTTACTTGGATCATCTGCAAAACGGCTAAAACCATCTTAGCAATTGTTTTCATGAAATTAAGACTGCTGctgagctgggtgaggtggtgtatacctgtaacctcagcttcttgggaagctgaggctggaggatcacaaaTTGGAAGCTAAACTGGGCTACATGTCAAgactttattttagaaaaagggaagagaaaggagtaaAAATGTTACTAGATGCTAACCTTCATATGCTGATACTCGAAGAAGACTTGCATTTTAATTTGGCAATATTTGTTGAAGAGAAAACCTTGTTTCTACtaacaaaaatacaataaatgcTTGGGAATAAAGTCTGTTTTCTTTAGTGAATGACATCAGGCCTGATCATCAAAGTAAAATACCATACTTCCTAAATATGAAGTCTTCGAGGTTGACAAATGAATTTTTTATCAatgttccctttttaaaataataatgagcccaggctgacctggctgctTAAACTTACTATAATTCTGTCTTTATATAATACTTAAAGAAAAAACTTAGCTGTATATAGTTAAAATAGTATATAGTTTAAATTGATAGctgaatttatttctttctttgtgtagtaaatttgttttcttaaacAATTTAAGATATTATGCTTATAGTCTAGTGTTTTGAAGTTCTTGGATTGACCTTTTATTTAGTTGTAAATTCTGATTTAAAACTGATTTCGTTTCTGATTTGTTTTCTAATTCTGATACTGCCTAGTTTTCTAGACTGTTCCCTTTTAATGGAACAAACACTAGCCAGAGGCAAGCCTATTCTCTGAAGCAGGTCCAACCTTCCTTTTACCTTCTTTTTGTACAGGAAAGTTAGGCCCACATTCCTACCTAAAAATAAGCCTGTCAGGAGCCTTACTTACATCAATAATCTTTTGAAATGTGAAACATAAGAATTTTTTGCAAGAGAGCTACTTTTCTAAAAGTAAGTGCTTCAGCAATACTTACTTTAATAATAGAATTCTAGGCCTTAGATTCATTCTTTTAATAGGCTAGTATTGgtatatttaaacttttttaaccACCTGGGAAGGAAAGGTTACCATGGGGAacaaaagaagggggaaaaaagtatggagctgggtgtggttgatGCATAGCTATAATCCCTGTCTAAAAGGAGGATTTTTTTGAGGAGGCTTATACCTTCCACCCCATGGAatactgggattgaacccagaaatTTGTACATGCTGGGTAAGTGCTCTACCTTTGAGCTGCATCTCCAACTTGACAAGTCCGATACTTCTGCTGGAAGTCAAACTTGTCTTCCAAATGAAAACAATCAGACAGATACATGGTCCTCAGCTTAAGTCGTTCTTTTCTCTGGTGCCTGTTTAGCCTGttcaggcatggcagcacatgccacTCAGGAGTTGAGTCAGGGGGATTGTGCAattcaggccagcatgggctacatagtgggaccctatattaaaacaaaataagagccgggcgtggtggcgcacgcctttaatcccagcactctggaggcaaaggtaggaggatggccatgagttcaaggccaccctaagactacagagttaattccaggtcagcctggaccagagtgagaccctacctcaaaaaaccagccaagggctggagagatggcttagcggttaagcacttgcctgtgaagcctaaggaccccggtttgaggcttggttccccaggtcccacgttagccagatgcacaaggggcgcacacatctggagttcgtttgcagaggctggaagccctggcgcgcccattctctctctccctctatctgtctttctctctgtgtctgtcactctcaaataaataaataaaattattaaaaaaaaaaaaaaaaacagggctggagaaatggcttagcggttaagcgcttgcctgtgaagcctaaggaccccggttcgaggctcagttccccaggtcccacgttagccagatgcacaagggggtgcacgcgtctggagtttgtttgcagaggctggaagccctggcgcgcccattctctctgtctctctctatatatctgtctttctctctgtgtctgtcgctctcaaataaataaataaaaaaaaaatcaagtgttactttaaaaaaatacaaaaataaaataaaataaaaacagccaaacaaaacaaaataagggagCTGGGGTGAGAGCTTACTGGATAAGAGTGCTATTTGTGCAGGCTTGAGGGCTTGAGTGCAaatcccaatacccaggtaaaacACAGGAAGGGGGGGTCAtgggaaaggtggcttagcagttacaggagcatgattgcttgcttgcaaagtctgggtgaccaggttcaaatccccagtacctacataaaggcagatacacaaagtggtgtatgtatctggagtttgttttccaaggcagaAGGGCCTGTTGTGTTCACTCCcattatctctgcttgcaaataagtaaaacaaaaacattaaaaataaagctggctttaactgcatatatatatatatatatatatatatatatatatatatatatatatatatatatatattaacccAGTGCTTGTTGGGGAGGTGACAGTAGGATCTCGGGGGCTCCTTGGTCATTCTTAACAAAATTTTCTTAACAAAAAATTCcaagttccaggttcaatgagaggctCCACcttaaggaaataaggtggaagagtgatagaagaggacacctgatgtcttcctctggcctgtgTATGTATGCTCAAAGCACATGCACCACAAATACTATACGCACCCAAAGCCAACAGTTTCTCAGTGTATATGCTCAGTCTGttacttcttttttctcttgttaaGAGAATGGGCGGCCTTCAGCCGCtgaaaattgaactccaggcacatctgccaccttgtgcatctctggcttatgtaggtcctggggaatcaaacctgggtcctttggctatgcaggcaagcaccttaactgctaaaagccatttctcaagtccatatatattttttttcttttttttaaaattcctttattttagagagagagagagaggcagatagaatgggtgtgccagggcctctagccctccagccactgcaaacgaattccagacgcatgtgccatcttatgcttatggcttacatgggtactggggaattgaactttggtccttcggctcctcaggcaagtgccttaaccaccaagccacctctccagcccagtattattTCTTATAGTCAATAAAATCCTTATGTGCTTAGTGAAATTCATAAAAGGCATCCTAAAAGCCTAAAGTACATTTATTTGGCTATGTgttttggcacacacctttaattccagcactcagtatgCAAAGGTAGTAGAATCGCTGTgcgttcgaggtcagcctgggctaggatactacctcagggaaaaaaaaagtacatttatttGTATAactgtgccagagtctcttgctgccacAATCTAATGCctgtccagttttatgtggttgGCTAGGGAATTTAACTTAAGCAGGGATGCTTtagaagcaagtacctttactagGCCTGAAAACCTAATTTAAAGCATTTGCAAGCAATTCATGCCTGAACCTACTATGTTTGGCAACTGAGCACCACAAAGTTCAAAACTGTCCATTCTGGTGATAGTTACagataaaattaacattttagaaAGGTTCTGCGATCATTTCATTATAATTATTTCTTCGATATTTAAGTGTAGAGTGTACAATTCTCAGGGAATATTTGTACCgaccatggtggtacacacctttacgaagtacttggtaggctgagataggaggcaCGTGTGTCTAGAATCCttttgcagcaggaagaggccttggagcacccatgctcactctgtattttcaaataaagaaaggaatatatttttggtgctgttgtttttatttttcaaggcaaggcCTCAGTCTAGccctgaattcacagtgatcttcttacctctgcctcctaaatgctggaattaaaggcttgtaccacaacacccagcaagaatatatctttttattttttgtgggttatttttgtttgttggtttttgttttttcaaagaagggtctcactctagctctggctgacctggaatttactctgcagtctcagggtggcctcgaactcatggtgatgctcctacctctgcctcccaagtgttgggattaaaggcatgtgccaccacacctagcctaaaGTTGGTTAGTTTTTGTCATGAAATTGTTTTTTGCCCATCATTCAGAACATAAGAAATGTCAGGTATTTGAGACAGAGGTtacaggggtgtgccaccatatccagttcaaaatttgtacaaaaaatagattcaagccaggcgtggtggtgcacacctttaatcctagcattcaggaggcagaggtaggaggatcgctgtgagtttgaggccaccctgagaatgcagagtgaattccaggtcagcctaagctagagtgagaccctacctcgaaaaaccaaatacatatatatataggatggatcagtgggtaaagtatttgCTGCTCAAGGATGAAaccctgagtttggatccacagaacccacatgaagctggatatGGTAGCATGAGCATCTAATCCCAGTGTTGGTTAATCAACAGAAACTCTTAAGGGCAGCCAGCCAGGCGTATGCAGCAGCAAACCAAAGatagactgtctcaaacaaggtagaaggctagAATTAACACCTAatattgtcctttgacctccacatacgtaccatggcacatgcacacctgtgctcacacatacaaacacaaaataaattcaTCGTAgtggaaaaagggctggagagatggctcagcagttaaaggcatgtgcttgcaaagcctgatgacccaggtttgattccctagtatccttgtaaactcagatgcacaaaatagtgcatgcatcaggagtttgtttgcagtgacaggaggcccaaGTAATAGGAAGGAAATAGCTTAATACTTTctatagggttttttgtttgtttgtttgtttttggttttggctttttgaggtagggtctcactgtagcccaggctgacctggaattcactaaggagtctcaaagtggcctaaaactcatggcgatcctcctatctctccctccccagtgctggaattaaaggcatgcgccaccacgcccagctactttctATAGTTTTTGAatgaggaaattttttttaaatttttttggtttatttttatttatttatttgaaagtgacagagagagagagagaatgggcgtgccagggcttctggccactgcaaacgaactccagatgcatgcgcccccttgtgcatctggctaacgtgggtcctggggaatcgagccttgaactggggcccttaggcttcacaggcaagcgcttcaccactaggccatctctccagccctgaatgaggaaatttttaaaagatgttaaaaacaaaccacaaaccaTAAAAGACTAGTTTTCTACATAAaaatttctgagatttttttttttttttttttttttttttggctttttgaggtagggtttcactctagctcaaggctgacctggaactcactatgtagtctcggcatagcctcgaactcacggtgatcctcctacctctgcctcccctcccaagtgctgggattaaaggtgtgaaccaccacacccggctctggacattttataaataaggggctggagagatggcttagctgttaaggcatgtacctgtgaagcctaagaacacgtttgaatctccaggtcccatgtagccagatgcactgacGCAAGCCTGCAATATCGCACATGCGCAGAAGGGGTACGCAGGTCTGGAGTCTGTTCAgagaggctgaaaggccctgaagtacccattctccctctgtcctccctccctcttctgtctcaaaaaataaaaaagagaaagtagtaTTCAGTATTTTCAGCACATATGACTAACAGCAACTTCTTTTGTATTGATCTCTTAAGTACAAGTAGGGAAAAGGCAACAGAAATATGCACAGGAAAAGAACCTCAAAATCCTAAGAAAAGTGCACATGGCTTTAGGtggaaaaaaaatactacttcAGAGAAAGTAAGAAAGTATAGTGTACCACCACCTTTTCACTTTGGAGACTGGAGGGtcaattttgtgcatttggcttacatggatcctagggaatcgcaccgaggtccttcggctttgcaggcaaatgccttaaccactaagccatctctccagccctttgaataaaataattttaaacaactagtaagaggactggagagattatggctcagcagttaaaggtgcctgctagCAAAACTTGATGGACTGAGTTCGATTCCCCGATAAACCCTGatgcacaaaaagtggtacatgcatatggaatttgtttacagtggcaagaaatcctggcacagccattcagTCTCATtcctattttcattatttatttctccctgcaaattttgtaatttgttttgtttgtttatttttacttatttgagagcgacaaagaagcagatagagaatgggcacaccagggcttccagccactgcaaacgaactccagatgcttgcaccccctgtgcatctggctaaggtgggtcctggggaatcgtgcctcgaaccggggtccttaggcttcataggcaagcgcttaactgctaagccatatctccagcccaattatatatgttttatacgTAGTACGATTGGGGGctcaagagagagagatcagtggTTACGAGCGCTTTGCTATGGAAGCATGAGGGCTTGGAAGAGCCTGAAACTGCCAGAGTACAATTCCTGGcatcccctttctccctccttcatttctttctttctttctttctttctttctttctttctttctttctttctttctttctttctttctttctttaaaatatttgcaatgagggggagagagagagaaagtggggggagggagggagagagaagacagaatgggtgcaccagggcctctaaccactaaacaaacttcagatacatgcaccactttgtgcatctgtctttatgtgggtactggggaattgaactcggttCACtatgctttgcaagtaagtgccttaaccgctaaaactCTCTCTTTAGCTggtcttttttactttttcctttttaggcaagcccaacagactcattttgtgtgtgtatgtgtgagagaattggcacaccagggcctccagccactgtaatcaaactccagagacaggtgtgccactttgtggacatgtgcatctggcttacatgggacctggagagtcaaacatgggtccttaggctttgcaggcaagtgccttaactgctaagccatctctctagcccttttcactttcaaatacttaaatacaatttttaagtatgaatagcagggcgtggtggtgcacgcctttaatcccaacatgggagggaggccaaggtaggatggccattagtttgaggccaccctgagagtacatagtgaattccaggtcagcttgggctagagtgagaccctaccttgataaccctcccccccaaaaagacaCATTATCTCAATAAGTAAACATCTGGAGTTAGTAGATTCTGCTGCATTTGAGACAGTTGCCTGCTTATCTTGTAGATGAAATTCTGTTGAATTTTCAGCCTTGCCGGTCAAATATGGGCTCAAGGTTTCTAAGAAACTTGTAAGGCTAGATGCTTGATAGCTCAGCCAGTAGAGAGCTTGGGTTGGATCCTTAGTactacaaaacaacaaagaaacaaaaacttacaAATATAAAGTAGCTCATATAAATTGAGAAAAGTATTCCCATTCTTTGGCATGACTCAGCAGACAACACTCAATTGCTAAAATACAAAGCACTGTCTCTTAGTGGTTTAGAGTAGATGGCATCAGAATCAGGCTCTCCCCGTGGTTTAGTGGTTACTATGTTCAcctctcctgggtctgctgcttagTAATTGTGTCCTAGCTAGGATACTTCCCTGCCTCAGTTTGTGCTCACTGACATGTTGTAGGGCTGTTGTTGTGCATGAGTTAATCACAGGAAGTCCTTAAAACAGGGCCCAAAAAAGTACCATGATTGTACTAACATAGTGTAAGATTTTTCCAATCTTACCTGATAtcatccaaaaaggaaaaaagtctaACTCCATTTTTCAGTTATCTGTATTGGTACCAGAGCACAAATGCAGAGGAGATACAGAGGATAACAGCTGCATGTATTTGCCTGAAAACCTGATTTTAGGATAGAAAATGAGAAAGATGATTGCATGGCAGAACCTATCATGCTCTGATAACCACTGGGCTAACCTAATATATTTTCATTGACTATTTTGTTTCCATACATCATCTATGTATGTAATTTCTAGGTTTTCAGACATTTAGTCTGTTCTGTTCCCAAGTGCTTTTTTAAATCCAGTAGCATTAGTGGTTTACTTAGCATTACCAAGAACAAACTGCTTATCAAGATAGTTATCATGGCTTACTGGAGAATTCTGTGGCCTAGGTTTAAACCCCAGGACCAAAACCACCaaccagcaacaacaaaaaaaataggtagCCATAATGTCCTTGGTATTTTTATACTAATTCCTCacaaactgaaaacaaacaagccaTAAACATTTCTCTAGCTGCAACAGGAAGAATTGATATTTTGGTGTGAAGAATTTTAAAGCAAGCCAAGTAATTgtgtaaaatttaaattttatgaccATGGTTGGACCTTTTTACACTTAACACAatggaaatgtttgttttttccc
The nucleotide sequence above comes from Jaculus jaculus isolate mJacJac1 chromosome 7, mJacJac1.mat.Y.cur, whole genome shotgun sequence. Encoded proteins:
- the Gon7 gene encoding EKC/KEOPS complex subunit GON7 isoform X1, which codes for MELSAEYVGPGGEPQRLRASCEPAGDADRLRGLSSGVAHMKELVAEFFGALARRDAQGGAAEAAATADDALDGDEDDAEDENNTDNRTNLLGSSAKRLKPS
- the Gon7 gene encoding EKC/KEOPS complex subunit GON7 isoform X3; the encoded protein is MELSAEYVGPGGEPQRLRASCEPAGDADRLRGLSSGVAHMKELVAEFFGALARRDAQGGAAEAAATADDALDDPGPAAC
- the Gon7 gene encoding EKC/KEOPS complex subunit GON7 isoform X2, with amino-acid sequence MELSAEYVGPGGEPQRLRASCEPAGDADRLRGLSSGVAHMKELVAEFFGALARRDAQGGAAEAAATADDALDDKKLQIHEDALVRARTLSLTPKSFS